DNA sequence from the bacterium genome:
GAAGGTTAACCGCGCCTAAAGTTTCACAAGAAAATGGATGATTTTGAACCGTCCCGAACTTGCTTTTTCGATGCAAAGCAATCTAAAGATGGAACATGCTATTTGGTAATTAGTGAGTCAAAGCAAGTAGAGAGTGATTATGAACACCACCGAGTGATGATATTCGAGGAAAGCATAGATGCTTTCTGCACCGCTTTTGAAAAAATGACTGCTTTCTTGGGCAGAAAAAACAAATCCAAATCATACAATATCAATGAGATGTGACAGAAACATCCAAAAGTTTATGAGGGGAATAGAGGGACTCTTCTCATATTTATTTTATTGCCTAACAATAGGTTGCAACCGACCTCATTTCGTTCGGCGGATGAACCTTGCCGTTAGGGCAAGACACAGGAGGAACAGTTATGAATGAAAAACTTACTGCAGTATTCGAGAAATCTCCGCAAGGATACATCGGATATGTAGAGGAACTCCCCGGTGCTAATACACAAGGAGCAACTCTGGAAGAAACAAAGATGAACTTGATTGAAGCAATTCAGTTGGTTATTGAATCTAATCGTCAACTTGTGGAAGAGGATATTTGGGGAAAGGAAATAATAAGGCAACCATTGGGAATGATTACCATATGAAGCGAATAGATCTTATTCGTCATGTGGAAAACCATGGGTGTGAATTTCTGCGTGAAGGTGGGAATCACACGGTGTATGTTAACAGGAGAGAGAAAAAAGTGTCTACTATTCCTCGTCATCGAGAAATCGATGAAAACTTGTCAAACAAAATTTGCAAAGATCTTGGGATACCAAAGCCTTAACCATTGGCTCAACCTGACCACGAGTACGCGGCGGGTTAACAGGAATGTTAGAGTGCGATACGAGGTCGCACAGTTGAGTGTACTCAGGTAAAACCTGAAGTACCCGGCATGTTCCTGCCCGGCCCTACGCAGGCGTGCTACCGTTTCGCTGATGACGGGGTGCGAAGCCCTGTGGACAACGTACCGAATTGGGTTCAAATGGCAAACAGGAGAACCTCTCGGAGAATCCTCCTCCGTTAAGGATGCCTTTATATTCAAGGGGAAGAGGCCTTTGTCGTTCAAAATTTAGACCACGCCAATAGAGTTCATGATAAAGGCATTCTTCGTAGGCTGACTCTAATAAGCCAGGGCCTAAATGCCTATAAACTTCTATTGCTGACCCA
Encoded proteins:
- a CDS encoding DUF3276 family protein, which translates into the protein MDDFEPSRTCFFDAKQSKDGTCYLVISESKQVESDYEHHRVMIFEESIDAFCTAFEKMTAFLGRKNKSKSYNINEM
- a CDS encoding type II toxin-antitoxin system HicB family antitoxin, translating into MNEKLTAVFEKSPQGYIGYVEELPGANTQGATLEETKMNLIEAIQLVIESNRQLVEEDIWGKEIIRQPLGMITI
- a CDS encoding type II toxin-antitoxin system HicA family toxin, whose translation is MKRIDLIRHVENHGCEFLREGGNHTVYVNRREKKVSTIPRHREIDENLSNKICKDLGIPKP
- a CDS encoding GxxExxY protein → MILEKALTEQIVGSAIEVYRHLGPGLLESAYEECLYHELYWRGLNFERQRPLPLEYKGILNGGGFSERFSCLPFEPNSVRCPQGFAPRHQRNGSTPA